A region of Frederiksenia canicola DNA encodes the following proteins:
- the nagZ gene encoding beta-N-acetylhexosaminidase: protein MLLIDLVGKELTVEEQELLEHPLVSGLILFTRNFHDREQIRALIQSVRQRIKKPLLITVDQEGGRVQRFREGFTTLPAMQSFQTLLPAEQQIQFAKEAGWLMAAEMFALDIDLSFAPVLDLGHQCKAIGDRSFGQNPTHILPLAEAFIDGMREIGMATTGKHFPGHGHVVADSHLETPFDDRSKETIFNHDIQPFKQLITKGKLSAIMPAHVIYTQCDSQPASGSAYWLKDVLRQQLNFNGVIFSDDLGMKGAGFMGDYVERSEKALNAGCDLLLLCNEPAGVVQVLDNLKYQPTQAQQDRHYSLMKRKSVSWRELEQSVRWQQAHQSLAKLQTQWLEWKANNA, encoded by the coding sequence ATGTTACTGATTGATTTAGTAGGCAAAGAACTAACCGTTGAAGAGCAAGAATTACTTGAACATCCGCTTGTTTCAGGTTTAATCCTGTTTACTCGTAACTTTCACGACCGTGAACAAATTCGGGCATTAATTCAGTCTGTTCGCCAGCGTATCAAAAAACCACTGCTGATCACCGTTGATCAAGAAGGCGGGCGTGTACAACGTTTTCGTGAAGGCTTTACAACGTTGCCAGCAATGCAATCCTTTCAAACTTTGCTTCCTGCCGAACAACAAATCCAGTTTGCCAAAGAAGCGGGCTGGCTAATGGCAGCGGAAATGTTTGCTTTAGATATTGATTTAAGTTTTGCGCCTGTTTTAGACTTAGGGCACCAATGCAAAGCAATTGGTGATCGTTCCTTTGGACAAAATCCAACTCACATCTTGCCCCTTGCTGAAGCGTTTATTGACGGAATGCGTGAAATAGGTATGGCAACAACAGGTAAACATTTCCCTGGGCATGGTCATGTCGTGGCAGACTCACATTTGGAAACACCTTTCGATGACCGTTCAAAAGAGACTATTTTTAACCACGATATCCAGCCTTTTAAGCAATTAATTACAAAAGGTAAATTATCTGCAATCATGCCTGCTCATGTGATTTACACCCAATGCGATAGCCAGCCAGCAAGTGGTTCAGCCTATTGGTTGAAAGACGTTTTACGCCAACAATTGAACTTCAATGGGGTTATCTTCTCCGATGACTTAGGGATGAAAGGGGCTGGTTTTATGGGAGACTATGTAGAACGCAGCGAAAAAGCACTCAATGCGGGCTGTGATCTGCTCTTACTTTGCAATGAGCCTGCTGGTGTTGTACAAGTACTCGACAACTTGAAATACCAACCAACGCAAGCTCAACAAGATCGTCACTACAGCTTAATGAAACGCAAATCGGTCAGTTGGCGTGAATTAGAACAAAGTGTACGTTGGCAACAAGCTCATCAATCACTCGCAAAATTGCAAACTCAATGGCTTGAATGGAAGGCAAACAATGCCTAA
- a CDS encoding TerC family protein, with product MFEWVANPEAWVALFTLTALEIVLGIDNIIFISILVSRLPEKQRQSARLIGLGLAMATRVLLLLSLAWMMRLVDPLFSIMGKDISGRDLILILGGLFLIVKSAMELQHAIRGDAHDENNASAKKASYLMILVQIAILDIVFSLDSVITAVGMADDIPVMVIAIMIAVGVMMLAAKPIGDFVDHHPTIKNLALAFLILIGVALVGEGFNIHIPKSSIYTAMGFSVVVELINIRMRRNQAKRQK from the coding sequence ATGTTTGAGTGGGTTGCCAACCCAGAAGCTTGGGTTGCTCTATTTACTTTAACCGCATTAGAAATTGTACTAGGTATTGATAACATCATTTTCATTAGTATCCTAGTTTCTCGCTTACCAGAAAAACAGCGCCAATCAGCTCGACTTATCGGTTTAGGCTTAGCTATGGCGACCCGTGTATTACTTTTACTTTCATTAGCTTGGATGATGCGTTTGGTTGATCCACTCTTTAGCATCATGGGGAAAGATATTTCAGGCAGAGATTTAATTCTCATTCTTGGTGGACTTTTCCTTATTGTAAAAAGTGCGATGGAATTACAGCATGCTATTCGTGGTGACGCCCATGATGAAAACAATGCCTCTGCTAAAAAAGCAAGCTATTTAATGATCTTAGTCCAAATTGCTATTTTAGATATTGTGTTCTCACTCGACTCTGTTATTACCGCAGTAGGTATGGCTGACGATATTCCTGTGATGGTTATCGCAATTATGATTGCAGTTGGTGTCATGATGTTAGCAGCGAAACCGATTGGTGACTTTGTAGATCATCATCCAACGATTAAAAACCTAGCGTTAGCGTTCTTAATCTTAATCGGTGTTGCTTTAGTAGGAGAAGGGTTCAATATTCATATTCCTAAATCCTCAATTTATACTGCAATGGGCTTCTCTGTTGTGGTTGAGCTGATAAACATCAGAATGCGACGTAATCAAGCAAAACGTCAGAAATAA
- the mutH gene encoding DNA mismatch repair endonuclease MutH has product MQLATHSLTETELLQKAQWLAGFRLGEIAEQLRMVVPQDLRRDKGWVGILIETALGAKAGSKPEQDFAHLGIELKTIPVNEKGLPLETTFVSLAPLTQNHGITWQTSHVRHKLQKVLWVPVEGERKIPLAQRRIGMPILWSPTPHQDQQLQRDWEELMELIVLGRLNEINATLGEVLQLRPKARNSKALANAINQQGEKTQSLPLGFYLRKNFTSEILQNFLRSTL; this is encoded by the coding sequence ATGCAGCTAGCTACGCATTCTCTAACTGAAACTGAATTACTACAAAAAGCGCAATGGCTTGCGGGATTCCGTTTAGGTGAAATTGCTGAACAGCTCAGAATGGTTGTTCCACAAGATCTTCGACGTGATAAAGGCTGGGTGGGTATTTTGATAGAAACCGCATTAGGTGCAAAAGCAGGCAGCAAACCAGAGCAAGATTTTGCCCACTTAGGCATTGAATTAAAAACAATTCCAGTCAATGAAAAAGGTCTACCGCTAGAAACAACCTTTGTTAGCTTAGCACCTTTAACACAGAATCATGGCATTACATGGCAAACTTCCCATGTTCGTCATAAATTGCAAAAAGTGCTCTGGGTTCCCGTTGAAGGAGAACGAAAAATTCCGTTAGCACAACGAAGAATAGGTATGCCTATTCTATGGTCTCCAACACCACATCAAGATCAGCAATTACAGCGAGACTGGGAAGAGTTGATGGAGTTGATTGTGTTAGGACGATTAAATGAGATTAATGCAACCTTAGGCGAAGTCTTACAACTTCGCCCTAAGGCGAGAAATAGCAAGGCTCTAGCAAATGCGATTAACCAGCAAGGGGAAAAAACCCAATCGCTTCCCCTTGGTTTTTATTTACGCAAAAATTTTACTTCAGAAATTTTACAAAATTTTTTACGCTCAACTCTTTAA
- the recN gene encoding DNA repair protein RecN, translating to MLTQLTINNFAIVRHLVLELNEGMSVITGETGAGKSIGIDALGLCLGYRSESSMIRQGAEKTDITATFSMQPNSPAFLWLKDHELLDEDNPNECILRRIINIDGRSKAFVNNRPLPVSQLRELGQYLIHLNGQHAPQLLLKSEYQLELVDNYADLHTLLATMAEHYQIWRKLHKQVNNFHQQCQENEARKQLLQYQVEELDEFAIKEGEFEQMEEDQARLANSEQLTALSQSVLAKLSDNELNIDTTLYQTIRELEKLVELDSRYGSALDMLHEALIQVQEASSEVSHLANNIEQDPELLNQLDNRISKAIQLARKHQVPTEHLWKQHQNLQQELEKLLDFEQNEAQLMADEQMAHQQCFEIAEQIYQKRCDAAQKLSEQVTQQIKQLAMENGEFFIEIQHNLDKLSSNGADVVEFNLRSNLGQQAQPLAKIASGGELSRISLAVQVLTANKLSTPTIIFDEVDVGISGPTATVVGRLLRQLGKKCQVLCVTHLPQVASHGNYHYNVQKFVENNETETQMSLLAPSERVHALARLLGGSKITEAVLANAQEMLNLAEED from the coding sequence ATGCTTACTCAACTTACCATAAATAATTTTGCCATTGTCCGCCATTTAGTATTAGAACTGAACGAAGGGATGTCTGTGATTACAGGCGAAACAGGAGCGGGAAAATCGATTGGAATTGATGCGTTAGGATTATGCCTCGGTTATCGTTCTGAAAGCAGCATGATTCGCCAAGGTGCAGAGAAAACAGACATCACTGCCACTTTTTCAATGCAACCAAATAGTCCTGCATTTTTGTGGTTAAAAGACCATGAACTTTTAGATGAGGACAATCCAAATGAGTGCATTTTACGTCGGATCATCAACATTGATGGACGCTCTAAAGCCTTTGTCAATAATCGTCCTTTGCCTGTCTCACAGTTACGTGAACTAGGGCAATATTTAATTCACTTAAATGGACAACACGCTCCACAACTCTTATTAAAAAGCGAATATCAACTTGAATTAGTCGACAACTATGCGGATCTTCATACGTTGCTTGCAACGATGGCTGAACATTATCAAATTTGGCGAAAACTGCATAAGCAAGTCAACAACTTTCATCAACAATGCCAAGAAAATGAAGCTCGTAAACAGCTATTGCAATATCAAGTGGAAGAGTTGGATGAGTTCGCAATTAAAGAAGGTGAATTTGAGCAAATGGAAGAAGATCAGGCTCGTTTAGCCAATTCTGAACAATTAACCGCACTGTCTCAATCTGTCTTGGCCAAGTTATCCGATAATGAATTAAATATAGATACCACGCTCTATCAAACTATTCGAGAGTTAGAAAAACTGGTTGAACTGGATAGCCGTTATGGCTCTGCACTTGATATGCTCCATGAAGCGTTAATCCAAGTACAAGAAGCCAGCTCCGAAGTTAGCCATTTAGCCAATAATATTGAACAAGATCCTGAGTTACTGAATCAATTAGATAACCGTATCAGTAAAGCCATACAACTTGCACGTAAACATCAAGTTCCTACTGAACATCTATGGAAACAGCACCAAAATTTGCAACAAGAGCTCGAAAAATTACTGGATTTTGAACAAAACGAAGCCCAATTGATGGCTGATGAACAAATGGCTCATCAACAATGTTTTGAAATTGCTGAACAGATTTATCAAAAACGTTGTGATGCTGCTCAAAAACTATCAGAACAAGTTACCCAACAGATCAAGCAACTCGCCATGGAGAATGGCGAATTTTTCATCGAAATTCAGCATAATCTTGATAAATTATCATCAAATGGGGCAGACGTTGTCGAATTTAATTTACGCAGCAATTTAGGACAACAGGCCCAACCGTTAGCAAAAATTGCATCTGGTGGTGAGTTGTCACGGATTTCATTAGCAGTACAGGTCTTAACCGCCAATAAACTCTCTACACCAACGATTATTTTCGATGAAGTGGATGTGGGCATTAGTGGTCCTACCGCCACCGTTGTTGGACGATTACTGCGTCAGCTTGGGAAAAAATGCCAAGTGCTGTGTGTAACGCATTTACCACAAGTCGCAAGCCATGGGAATTATCATTACAATGTGCAAAAATTCGTTGAAAATAACGAAACAGAAACACAAATGAGCTTACTTGCTCCTTCAGAAAGAGTTCATGCCTTAGCCAGATTGCTTGGAGGAAGTAAAATTACAGAAGCGGTTTTAGCAAATGCACAGGAAATGTTAAATTTGGCGGAAGAAGATTAG
- the hemC gene encoding hydroxymethylbilane synthase, whose translation MKEILRIATRQSPLALWQANFVKDALEQRFPHLSVELVTMVTKGDIILDTPLAKIGGKGLFVKELELALLENRADLAVHSMKDVPMAFPDGLGLAVICEREEPRDAFVSNQYASLDELPEGAVVGTSSLRRQCQLVANYPHLQVESLRGNVGTRLSKLDNGEYDAIILAAAGLIRLGMPERIRSFISTEKSLPAAGQGAVGIETRLNDQRVLQYVKSLAHQPTTYCVQAERAMNAHLQGGCQVPIGGFAELNGDQIYLRALVGAVDGSEIIRAEGSANVEYAEQLGVQIAEQLLAKGADRILAEVYSNE comes from the coding sequence ATGAAAGAAATTCTGCGAATTGCGACCCGTCAAAGCCCATTGGCGTTGTGGCAAGCCAACTTTGTGAAAGACGCTTTAGAACAGCGTTTCCCGCATTTATCAGTCGAATTAGTGACGATGGTGACTAAAGGCGATATCATTTTAGACACTCCATTAGCCAAAATTGGCGGAAAAGGCTTATTTGTCAAAGAATTAGAGCTAGCGTTATTGGAAAATCGAGCTGATCTTGCCGTACATTCAATGAAAGATGTGCCAATGGCTTTTCCGGATGGTCTTGGCTTAGCTGTTATTTGTGAACGGGAAGAGCCACGAGATGCGTTTGTCTCAAATCAGTACGCCAGTCTAGATGAGTTGCCTGAAGGTGCTGTTGTAGGTACTTCAAGTCTTCGCCGTCAGTGTCAATTAGTTGCAAATTACCCACATTTGCAGGTCGAGTCTTTGCGTGGCAATGTCGGAACACGTTTAAGTAAATTGGATAATGGCGAATATGATGCCATTATTTTAGCGGCCGCGGGGCTGATCCGATTAGGTATGCCAGAACGAATTCGGAGTTTCATTTCAACAGAAAAATCGTTGCCAGCTGCGGGGCAAGGTGCAGTTGGAATTGAAACCCGTCTAAATGATCAACGTGTATTGCAGTATGTGAAATCTCTTGCTCATCAGCCCACAACCTATTGTGTACAGGCAGAGCGAGCAATGAATGCTCATTTACAAGGTGGTTGCCAAGTACCAATTGGTGGTTTTGCTGAATTAAACGGTGATCAAATTTATTTGCGTGCACTAGTGGGGGCAGTAGATGGCTCGGAAATTATTCGAGCAGAAGGCTCAGCAAACGTTGAGTATGCTGAACAGTTAGGCGTACAAATTGCAGAGCAGTTGTTAGCAAAAGGTGCAGATAGGATTCTTGCAGAAGTTTATTCGAACGAATGA
- a CDS encoding uroporphyrinogen-III synthase codes for MNVLITRPDERGQQLVELLAKEQIFAIHQPLFSVVAGRELPLLPSTVSGLKAGDFLFAVSKNAVDFAHQTLTEIGFGWRSDLQYIAVGQATASYLASHAMQAVCYPLKFANSEGLLELPEMQQNLQGKTILILRAESGREYFAEQAKQRGAEVKVLECYQRIPFTQDMSDKISLAKRAGIDTIVATSSDIVSMLVAQTREEDREWLFQCRLVVVSPRIAKDAQQLGWQTKAIDISEKADNHSLLNTLLKS; via the coding sequence ATGAATGTATTGATCACTCGCCCTGATGAACGAGGGCAGCAGCTTGTTGAATTGTTAGCGAAAGAACAAATTTTTGCTATCCATCAGCCGCTTTTTTCGGTTGTGGCAGGAAGAGAACTCCCTTTGTTGCCTTCTACGGTTTCGGGGCTAAAAGCGGGCGATTTTCTGTTTGCAGTATCAAAAAATGCGGTAGATTTTGCTCATCAAACCTTAACAGAAATTGGTTTTGGTTGGCGAAGTGACTTGCAGTATATTGCTGTTGGTCAAGCAACCGCAAGCTATCTTGCAAGCCACGCCATGCAAGCGGTATGTTACCCCTTAAAATTTGCAAATAGTGAAGGCTTGTTAGAATTGCCTGAAATGCAACAAAATCTGCAAGGCAAAACCATACTGATTTTACGCGCAGAATCTGGGCGTGAATATTTTGCTGAACAAGCTAAACAGCGAGGAGCTGAAGTGAAAGTGCTGGAGTGCTATCAACGCATTCCGTTTACTCAAGATATGAGTGATAAAATCAGCTTAGCAAAACGAGCAGGGATTGACACTATTGTCGCAACAAGTAGCGATATTGTTTCAATGTTAGTTGCTCAAACGCGTGAAGAAGATCGAGAATGGTTGTTTCAATGCCGTTTAGTGGTGGTGAGCCCACGAATTGCCAAAGATGCCCAACAGCTTGGTTGGCAAACAAAAGCTATTGATATTTCGGAGAAAGCAGATAATCATAGTCTGCTGAATACGTTGTTAAAATCTTAA
- a CDS encoding uroporphyrinogen-III C-methyltransferase, whose product MTKQNKKQISQVDEVTEQVTEKVEDIISEPDDVQQAVRSSEHFAKDTETMADTQNEPKRKEEQVEDKMEQTEIQPTSLETEKKQKSGGSGMAVLALLVALGVGGAGYFFGQQKFASVEEQLTKAQQQIQQLSQQANVPVQTAIEIPNFDAEKAQIAKLVGEHQQTLELIRYLEREQANDAKQINGLQTQLQKLGSAPQAEPTTFLLSDADFLLTNALRKVVIDNDIETAKSLLVEADSVLSQVNEPNIAAIREAIKADLNTLATLNKVDQNNIMQRLAQLANLVDDMPMLDHEQQLAVQESNEVSDSLADWQKNIEKSADSFLSHFIRVSDKKQAQDKAFIAPNQEIYLRENIRLRLQIAILTVPRQQNELYKQSLEAVSSWVRSYFDVQNENVKMFLNEVDELIEQSIYIDAPNNLQSPTLLKQKLNRAEPAVKKIELEVDKAVERLKIEQPAEQTVQPQAEPQQ is encoded by the coding sequence ATGACGAAACAGAATAAAAAACAGATTTCTCAGGTTGATGAGGTTACTGAACAAGTAACAGAAAAGGTTGAAGACATCATCTCTGAACCAGATGACGTGCAACAAGCGGTCAGATCATCAGAACATTTTGCAAAAGATACTGAGACGATGGCAGACACCCAAAATGAACCGAAACGGAAGGAAGAACAAGTGGAAGACAAAATGGAACAAACTGAAATTCAGCCGACATCGCTGGAAACTGAAAAAAAACAAAAATCTGGTGGTAGCGGAATGGCGGTACTTGCCTTACTTGTTGCACTTGGTGTTGGCGGAGCAGGCTATTTCTTCGGGCAACAAAAATTTGCAAGCGTAGAAGAACAACTCACAAAAGCACAGCAACAAATTCAGCAACTATCTCAACAAGCGAACGTTCCTGTGCAAACGGCAATTGAAATACCTAATTTTGATGCAGAAAAAGCCCAAATTGCTAAGCTAGTTGGTGAACATCAGCAAACTCTGGAATTAATTCGTTATTTAGAACGTGAACAAGCGAATGATGCGAAACAAATTAATGGATTACAAACGCAATTACAAAAGCTAGGTTCAGCACCACAAGCAGAACCTACTACGTTTCTGCTTTCCGATGCGGATTTTCTATTAACCAATGCATTGCGTAAAGTGGTAATTGACAATGATATTGAAACCGCTAAAAGCCTGTTAGTTGAAGCTGATAGTGTATTAAGTCAAGTGAATGAACCAAATATCGCTGCAATACGTGAAGCAATAAAAGCAGATTTAAATACATTGGCGACTTTAAATAAGGTTGATCAAAACAATATTATGCAACGTCTCGCACAGTTGGCTAACTTAGTTGATGACATGCCAATGTTAGATCATGAACAGCAACTTGCCGTTCAGGAAAGTAATGAGGTGAGTGATTCACTCGCCGACTGGCAAAAAAATATTGAGAAAAGTGCAGATTCGTTTTTAAGCCATTTCATTCGTGTGAGTGATAAAAAGCAAGCTCAAGATAAAGCCTTTATTGCACCAAATCAGGAAATCTATTTACGTGAAAATATTCGATTACGTTTGCAAATCGCGATCCTTACCGTGCCTCGTCAGCAAAATGAATTGTATAAGCAGTCACTCGAGGCTGTCAGCTCTTGGGTAAGAAGCTATTTTGATGTGCAAAATGAGAATGTGAAAATGTTCTTAAATGAAGTGGACGAGTTAATTGAGCAATCCATTTACATTGATGCACCGAATAATTTGCAAAGTCCTACATTATTAAAGCAAAAGCTAAACCGTGCTGAACCAGCGGTCAAAAAAATTGAATTAGAAGTGGATAAAGCGGTGGAGCGATTAAAAATAGAGCAGCCCGCAGAACAAACAGTTCAGCCACAAGCTGAACCACAACAGTAG